From the genome of Phytohabitans rumicis, one region includes:
- a CDS encoding DUF6036 family nucleotidyltransferase: MLVIGSQSVLGAIPEERLPPAATASIEVDVAFFDDPDDRKADQVDGAIGELSAFHETFGYYAQGVSVSTAVLPAGWRDRLVLVETSSTTPGRGYLLDPHDCVVSKLVAGREKDYNFASALIEHRLIDPAVLAQRVETVEVSDALRHRLRNWISSQNRS, from the coding sequence GTGCTCGTCATCGGCAGCCAGTCCGTGCTCGGGGCGATCCCGGAGGAACGTCTGCCGCCGGCGGCGACGGCCTCGATCGAGGTCGACGTGGCCTTCTTCGACGACCCCGACGACCGCAAAGCCGATCAAGTCGATGGGGCGATCGGCGAATTGTCGGCGTTTCACGAGACCTTCGGCTATTACGCCCAAGGGGTCAGCGTGTCGACGGCCGTCCTGCCGGCGGGGTGGCGTGACCGCCTCGTCCTTGTGGAGACGTCCAGCACCACTCCTGGTCGCGGATACCTGCTCGACCCGCATGACTGCGTCGTGTCGAAGCTGGTAGCAGGGCGGGAAAAGGACTACAACTTCGCCAGTGCGCTCATCGAGCACCGGCTCATCGATCCAGCTGTGCTTGCCCAACGCGTCGAAACGGTCGAGGTATCGGACGCGCTCCGGCACCGATTGCGCAACTGGATCTCCAGCCAGAACCGATCTTAG
- a CDS encoding DUF2637 domain-containing protein produces MSPTRVARNVSTVAVASIAAWSSWSHMVHVALRFGERPEVAYVLPISVDGMLIVASTAMVDDQRAGRPVRWSARVAFIAGVGASVAANIAAAQPTLGARIVAAWPAIALLLVVEMLSRVRRTSTPHAEAVGLPAGADPLDVAADAVAHANAGTPPEPAGTSPAVRTRKTSGASEHRRRTGRNASEAALKVREERPDASTADIAAHLGVTERHVRRLLRTDRKSPRTTST; encoded by the coding sequence ATGAGCCCAACCCGCGTCGCACGAAACGTCAGCACCGTCGCGGTCGCGTCCATCGCTGCTTGGTCGTCGTGGAGCCATATGGTCCACGTCGCGTTGCGTTTCGGTGAGCGACCGGAGGTTGCGTACGTCCTGCCGATCTCGGTCGACGGGATGCTCATCGTCGCCTCCACCGCGATGGTGGACGACCAACGCGCCGGACGACCAGTGCGCTGGTCGGCCCGGGTCGCGTTCATCGCGGGTGTCGGGGCCAGCGTCGCAGCGAACATCGCCGCAGCTCAACCCACCCTCGGCGCCCGCATCGTCGCCGCCTGGCCAGCCATCGCGCTCCTGCTCGTGGTGGAGATGCTGTCCCGCGTCCGACGGACATCAACGCCACATGCCGAGGCAGTGGGCCTCCCCGCGGGCGCGGACCCGCTCGATGTTGCTGCTGATGCTGTTGCGCACGCCAATGCGGGAACCCCGCCGGAACCGGCCGGCACGTCCCCGGCCGTCCGGACACGAAAGACCTCTGGGGCGTCTGAGCATCGGCGAAGGACTGGCCGCAACGCGTCCGAAGCCGCGTTGAAGGTGAGGGAGGAACGTCCGGACGCGAGCACGGCGGACATCGCCGCTCACCTGGGAGTGACTGAACGTCATGTCCGCAGACTCCTGAGGACCGACAGGAAGAGTCCACGCACGACGTCGACGTAG
- a CDS encoding excisionase family DNA-binding protein, with protein sequence MTTSEAAVLLRSSRQHVVDICERGLLPYVKVGAHRRLRRADVEAFLRPELTRDQLKALWLHRAVAGRLVQDPDAVLAKAATNLERLRRVHPDGMAAKWLDRWRVVLDSGVEAVLDMLASRAPDAIELRQNSPFAGVLPEAERRAVLAAFADRWRSAHAA encoded by the coding sequence TTGACGACGAGCGAGGCGGCGGTGCTGCTGCGATCATCTCGCCAGCATGTCGTCGATATCTGCGAGCGTGGACTGCTGCCGTACGTCAAGGTCGGTGCGCATCGGCGGCTGCGTCGGGCGGATGTCGAGGCGTTCCTGCGTCCGGAGCTGACTCGTGACCAGCTCAAAGCGCTGTGGTTGCATCGCGCGGTGGCTGGCCGACTGGTCCAGGATCCCGACGCGGTGCTGGCAAAGGCGGCGACGAACCTGGAACGACTACGCCGGGTCCACCCGGACGGAATGGCTGCCAAGTGGCTTGATCGATGGCGCGTGGTACTCGACTCTGGCGTCGAGGCCGTGCTCGACATGCTGGCGTCTCGGGCACCGGACGCGATCGAGTTGCGGCAGAACTCACCGTTCGCGGGGGTGTTGCCAGAGGCGGAGCGCCGGGCCGTGCTGGCGGCGTTCGCCGACCGCTGGCGCAGCGCGCACGCCGCATGA
- a CDS encoding 5'-3' exonuclease, protein MYQTQPARPRTLDTPRRPAALRWWCEAPEPLLLVVDGNSLLHRAYHAAATGELRDGEGRAVWALKGLVTHVAHAAAQLRPDAVLVGFDCPVSSTRADDYAGYKAHRPAKPADLQEQLAAAPDLLRAAGLPVRVPAGYEADDVLASCAAKARDTGWRTILVTSDRDAFALLDASTSVLRIRNGGRDAAVLVRAATLPGVCGVEAWQYRDFAALRGDPSDNLPGVPGFGPATAADLLAAFGTVDAAWAALDGGRAAEVSAAVGARAAERLAGPAAREVVVRNRRLMRMRTDLPVPDLEGIRLPLEISRMRRALAGRGILLGPSLWALTGGVSPDEVTDAPAWVRVAVRPPRSRRPGPMPGQLTLF, encoded by the coding sequence ATGTACCAGACCCAGCCGGCCCGGCCACGCACGCTGGATACCCCGCGCCGACCCGCCGCTTTACGCTGGTGGTGTGAGGCCCCGGAGCCGCTGCTGCTTGTCGTCGACGGCAACAGCCTGCTACACCGCGCGTACCACGCCGCGGCCACAGGGGAGTTACGCGACGGGGAGGGGCGGGCGGTGTGGGCGCTCAAGGGCCTGGTCACCCATGTCGCCCATGCGGCGGCCCAGCTGCGTCCGGACGCCGTGCTGGTCGGCTTCGACTGTCCAGTGTCGTCGACGAGGGCGGACGACTACGCCGGGTACAAAGCGCATCGGCCGGCCAAGCCAGCGGATCTGCAGGAGCAGTTGGCCGCCGCGCCGGACCTGCTGCGCGCGGCTGGGCTGCCGGTGCGCGTCCCGGCTGGCTACGAGGCCGACGACGTTCTCGCCAGTTGCGCGGCGAAGGCTCGGGACACCGGCTGGCGTACGATCCTGGTCACCAGCGACCGCGATGCCTTCGCGCTGCTTGACGCGAGCACCTCGGTGTTGCGGATCCGCAACGGTGGCCGCGACGCCGCGGTGCTGGTGAGGGCCGCAACCCTGCCTGGCGTGTGCGGGGTCGAGGCGTGGCAGTACCGCGACTTCGCCGCGCTGCGCGGCGATCCGTCCGACAACCTTCCCGGGGTGCCCGGCTTCGGGCCGGCGACCGCCGCCGACCTGCTCGCCGCGTTCGGGACGGTCGACGCGGCGTGGGCGGCGCTGGATGGTGGGAGGGCGGCTGAGGTGAGCGCGGCCGTGGGCGCACGGGCGGCCGAGCGGTTGGCCGGACCGGCCGCGCGCGAGGTGGTGGTGCGTAACCGCCGGTTGATGCGGATGCGTACTGACCTTCCGGTGCCCGATCTCGAAGGGATCAGGCTCCCGCTTGAGATTTCCAGGATGCGACGCGCGCTCGCCGGGCGGGGCATCCTGCTCGGCCCGTCGTTGTGGGCACTGACCGGAGGCGTTTCCCCGGACGAGGTCACGGACGCACCGGCATGGGTACGCGTGGCTGTCCGTCCACCGCGTTCGCGCCGGCCCGGCCCGATGCCGGGTCAGCTCACCCTCTTCTGA
- a CDS encoding ABC transporter permease, with protein sequence MSAKSPSIVMLRRNFKHIARNPVSVFNAVLMPIIIMLMFVYMFGDAFSVGVDYIDYATPGLILLAVCYGLGATATSVNSDMTKGIINRFKVMDVSRGAVLTGHVIASLLTNLLAIAALIGVAFLLGFSPAASVLDWLGVVGIVVLLGFAAGWLTVALGLAAKSPETAGMAAIPLVMLPFFSSAIVPADKMGPGLREFAEYQPFTPIIETVRGLLNGAPSSSDAIIAIAWCVGIALVGYLWARSTFTKRA encoded by the coding sequence ATGAGCGCCAAGTCCCCTTCGATCGTGATGTTGCGCCGCAACTTCAAACACATCGCCCGGAACCCGGTCTCGGTGTTCAACGCGGTCCTGATGCCGATCATCATCATGTTGATGTTCGTGTACATGTTCGGTGACGCTTTCAGCGTCGGTGTCGACTACATCGACTACGCGACGCCGGGACTGATCCTGTTGGCCGTCTGTTACGGGCTGGGGGCCACCGCGACGTCGGTGAACTCCGACATGACCAAGGGCATCATCAACCGGTTCAAGGTGATGGACGTCTCCCGTGGTGCGGTGTTGACCGGTCACGTCATCGCCAGCCTGCTGACCAATCTGCTCGCCATCGCGGCCCTCATCGGGGTGGCGTTCCTGTTGGGATTCAGCCCGGCGGCGAGTGTCCTCGACTGGCTCGGCGTGGTCGGCATCGTCGTGCTGCTCGGCTTCGCGGCCGGCTGGCTCACGGTCGCCCTGGGACTCGCGGCGAAGTCTCCGGAAACGGCGGGTATGGCCGCCATCCCGCTGGTCATGCTGCCGTTCTTCAGCAGCGCGATCGTGCCGGCGGACAAGATGGGGCCGGGCCTGCGGGAGTTCGCGGAGTACCAGCCCTTCACGCCGATCATCGAAACCGTGCGCGGGTTGCTCAACGGCGCACCATCCTCCAGCGACGCGATCATCGCCATCGCCTGGTGCGTCGGGATCGCACTGGTCGGGTACCTGTGGGCGCGTTCCACGTTCACGAAGCGGGCGTGA
- a CDS encoding DUF4097 family beta strand repeat-containing protein — translation MPTFATPGPIAATVQVAGARVRVTASDRTDTVVRVEPIDKASQRDVKVATRTKVDFAGGRLSVKTTVSGDKNGSVAITIDLPAGSSLVAYMAHSSVQADGSLGECELHMAKGRVQLDRINELQANIAAGEVAIGHIAGRANIEGSVVAARISEVNGAVGLSSSGGQIWIGRACADLDLSSGNGSFDIDRADGSVTAKTGDGAIRIGRLTRGQAELLNRSGNIEVGIGEGTAAQVDASSTRGSVRNSVPSQENPDTFDDKVAVHARTRYGDIVIQRAWP, via the coding sequence ATGCCGACATTCGCCACGCCAGGGCCGATCGCCGCCACCGTGCAGGTCGCCGGCGCTCGGGTGCGGGTCACCGCGAGCGACCGGACCGACACCGTAGTGCGGGTCGAACCCATCGACAAGGCGAGTCAGCGGGATGTCAAGGTGGCCACCAGGACCAAGGTCGACTTCGCCGGCGGCCGGCTATCGGTCAAGACGACCGTCTCGGGTGACAAGAACGGCTCGGTCGCCATCACGATCGACCTGCCCGCCGGCTCCAGCCTGGTCGCGTACATGGCGCACTCAAGCGTTCAGGCGGACGGCTCACTTGGCGAGTGCGAGCTGCACATGGCAAAGGGTCGAGTCCAACTGGATCGCATCAACGAGCTGCAGGCGAACATCGCGGCCGGTGAGGTCGCGATCGGCCATATCGCTGGCCGCGCCAACATCGAAGGCAGCGTGGTCGCGGCGCGGATCAGCGAGGTGAATGGCGCCGTCGGGCTCTCGAGTTCGGGCGGGCAGATCTGGATCGGCCGCGCCTGCGCCGACCTCGATCTCAGCAGTGGTAACGGCAGTTTCGACATCGACCGCGCCGACGGCAGCGTCACCGCTAAGACAGGCGACGGTGCCATCCGGATCGGCCGGTTGACACGCGGTCAGGCGGAGCTGTTGAACCGCTCAGGAAACATCGAGGTCGGCATCGGCGAGGGCACCGCTGCCCAGGTGGACGCCAGCAGCACGCGAGGGTCGGTGCGCAACTCCGTTCCGTCGCAGGAAAACCCCGACACGTTCGACGACAAGGTCGCGGTCCACGCCCGCACGCGGTACGGCGACATCGTCATTCAACGAGCGTGGCCGTGA
- a CDS encoding BTAD domain-containing putative transcriptional regulator produces the protein MQIGMLGSFEVRTDDGAFADVPGARLRGLLIALALEPGRVVPKATLVDWIWGEHPPADAANALQRLVSRLRKALPEGSVEGQPDGYRLRAEPDAVDAVRFERLVGQARNGDDPQRVGLLREALAMWRGAAMQDVGLQESAAFDAAVSRLEGLRLTAMEDRFDAEVSAGHGGGLVAELTDLVAAHPMRERLVAALMRALVAAGRGSEALLVYQRTREALADALGVDPSPELSALHVALLRGDVGRREEERNTNLRAELTSFVGRDADVAVVRELVAEHRLTTLIGPGGSGKTRLATETARTLLDDLPDGAWLVELAAIGTDGDVAQATLAGLGLRDALLGGAPNAEPADRLIAAVREREALLILDNCEHVIESAAAFAHRVLGECQRLRILATSREPLGITGEALWLVEPLTLPEGDASPGEIESSPAVQLLRDRAGAVRKDFAVDAHALSTIVRVCRVLDGMPLAIELAAARLRTMSLDQLANRLDDRFRLLTGGSRTALPRHRTLRAMVDWSWELLTDAERTVLRRLSVFSGGASLEAAERVCVGDAVEQEPVLELLTALTEKSLLVAEGDSAPRYRMLGTIKEYAAQRLAEAGESDLARHAHLAYFTELTETADPQLRRAEQVKWLATLAAEHDNISSAIRGALAAGEAHGAMRLAAGAGWYWWLSGHKGEGNELLIAAATIPGEVDDEIRAMVYGLVVLFVSSSGLSDENDAAEWIHKAYQLSRRSQSRYPLLALVVPLERMLQAPDAFLPAWESLLDNEDPWVRALARFQLGKMRIVLGQGGRDADMYLEMALAEFRALGERYGISLALTELAERIATRGEFAGACELYEQAVVVVTEVGAIEDVIRMRSRQAQLYWLLGDEDASAAAMAEAQRCAERVTWPDALIELALAKAELARWGGDTEEAYRQLDVATTMLGDKAERAGVRAMAHDLLGYLADDLGKAREHHAAACQAAAEAGYPTLIARILVGVADLALRRDQYEQAARLLAASTGVRGLPDRSQPDVARIERAARSRLGDAGFAEAAREGTESNWSQLVTATLVE, from the coding sequence GTGCAGATCGGGATGCTCGGATCGTTCGAGGTTCGCACGGACGACGGAGCCTTCGCCGACGTACCGGGCGCGCGGCTGCGCGGCCTGTTGATCGCCCTCGCGCTCGAACCTGGTCGCGTGGTCCCGAAGGCAACGCTCGTCGACTGGATCTGGGGTGAACACCCGCCCGCGGACGCGGCGAACGCCTTGCAACGCTTGGTTTCCCGACTGCGGAAGGCGCTGCCGGAGGGATCGGTCGAGGGGCAGCCGGACGGCTACCGGCTGAGGGCGGAACCCGACGCTGTCGACGCCGTGCGGTTCGAACGCCTCGTCGGTCAGGCTCGCAATGGGGACGATCCACAGCGGGTAGGGCTGCTGCGTGAGGCCCTCGCCATGTGGCGTGGTGCGGCCATGCAGGATGTCGGTTTGCAGGAGAGTGCGGCGTTTGACGCGGCGGTCAGCCGGCTTGAAGGGCTGCGCCTGACCGCCATGGAGGATCGGTTCGATGCGGAGGTCAGCGCCGGCCATGGTGGCGGGCTGGTCGCGGAACTGACCGACCTGGTGGCCGCGCATCCGATGCGGGAACGGCTTGTCGCTGCGCTGATGCGTGCCCTCGTGGCGGCCGGTCGCGGCAGCGAGGCGCTGCTGGTGTACCAGCGCACAAGAGAAGCCTTGGCGGACGCGCTGGGCGTCGACCCCTCACCAGAGTTGTCCGCGTTGCACGTCGCGCTGCTGCGCGGCGATGTGGGGCGGCGGGAGGAGGAGCGGAACACCAACCTGCGTGCCGAGCTGACCAGCTTCGTCGGCAGGGACGCCGATGTCGCTGTGGTTCGCGAACTCGTCGCCGAACATCGGTTGACCACCCTGATCGGGCCGGGCGGCTCGGGGAAGACCAGGCTGGCCACGGAAACCGCGCGCACGCTGCTCGATGACCTGCCGGACGGGGCCTGGTTGGTGGAGCTCGCGGCCATCGGCACCGACGGTGACGTGGCGCAGGCGACGCTCGCCGGCCTCGGCCTGCGGGATGCTCTGCTCGGCGGGGCACCGAACGCGGAGCCGGCGGACCGGCTCATCGCCGCGGTCCGCGAGCGGGAGGCGCTGCTGATTCTGGACAACTGTGAGCACGTGATCGAGTCGGCGGCGGCGTTCGCCCATCGAGTGCTCGGGGAGTGCCAGCGGCTGCGGATCCTGGCGACGAGCAGGGAACCGCTCGGCATCACCGGTGAGGCGCTGTGGCTGGTCGAGCCGCTGACCTTGCCGGAGGGGGACGCCAGCCCTGGCGAGATCGAGTCCTCTCCGGCCGTCCAGTTGCTGCGGGACCGGGCGGGCGCGGTGCGCAAGGATTTCGCGGTCGACGCCCACGCGTTGTCGACGATCGTGCGCGTCTGTCGGGTGCTGGACGGGATGCCGCTGGCGATCGAACTGGCCGCGGCCAGGTTGCGCACCATGTCCCTGGATCAGCTCGCCAACCGCCTCGACGACCGGTTCCGTCTGCTGACCGGCGGCAGCCGCACCGCGCTGCCGCGGCACCGGACGCTGCGCGCGATGGTCGACTGGAGTTGGGAGCTGCTCACCGACGCCGAACGGACGGTCCTGCGCAGGTTGTCGGTGTTCTCGGGCGGGGCGAGCCTGGAGGCGGCCGAGCGGGTCTGCGTCGGCGACGCCGTCGAGCAGGAGCCGGTGCTCGAGTTGCTCACCGCGCTGACCGAGAAGTCGCTGCTGGTCGCCGAGGGTGACAGCGCACCGCGCTACCGGATGCTCGGCACGATCAAGGAGTACGCCGCGCAGCGCCTCGCGGAGGCGGGGGAGTCGGACCTGGCGCGCCACGCGCACCTCGCCTACTTCACCGAGCTCACCGAGACCGCGGACCCGCAGCTTCGCCGCGCCGAGCAGGTGAAGTGGCTCGCCACGCTCGCTGCCGAGCACGACAACATCAGTTCCGCGATACGTGGTGCGCTCGCGGCCGGTGAGGCGCATGGGGCGATGCGGCTCGCGGCGGGCGCCGGCTGGTACTGGTGGCTGAGCGGGCACAAGGGTGAGGGCAACGAGCTGCTCATCGCGGCCGCCACCATTCCCGGCGAGGTGGACGACGAGATCCGGGCCATGGTGTACGGACTTGTCGTGCTGTTCGTGAGCAGCTCCGGGCTGAGCGACGAAAACGATGCGGCGGAGTGGATCCACAAGGCATACCAGCTCAGCCGGCGCAGCCAGTCCCGCTACCCGCTGCTGGCGTTGGTCGTCCCGCTGGAACGCATGTTGCAGGCGCCGGACGCGTTCCTGCCCGCGTGGGAATCATTGCTGGACAACGAGGACCCCTGGGTACGCGCACTGGCCCGGTTCCAGCTCGGCAAGATGCGGATCGTGCTCGGCCAGGGCGGGCGAGACGCGGACATGTATCTCGAGATGGCGCTCGCCGAGTTTCGGGCACTCGGCGAAAGGTACGGGATTTCGTTGGCTCTGACCGAGCTGGCGGAACGCATCGCCACGCGCGGCGAGTTCGCGGGTGCCTGCGAGCTCTACGAGCAGGCGGTCGTGGTCGTCACCGAGGTCGGCGCCATCGAGGATGTCATACGGATGCGGTCGCGACAGGCGCAGCTGTACTGGCTGCTAGGTGACGAGGACGCCAGCGCGGCTGCCATGGCCGAGGCGCAGCGGTGCGCGGAAAGGGTCACCTGGCCGGATGCGCTGATCGAGCTGGCCCTCGCGAAGGCGGAACTCGCGCGTTGGGGCGGCGACACCGAGGAGGCGTACCGGCAACTCGATGTCGCGACGACCATGCTGGGCGACAAAGCGGAGCGCGCGGGTGTCCGCGCGATGGCACATGACCTGCTGGGCTACCTCGCCGACGATCTCGGCAAGGCCCGCGAGCACCACGCCGCGGCCTGCCAGGCGGCGGCCGAGGCGGGGTACCCAACCCTGATCGCACGGATCCTCGTCGGGGTCGCGGACCTGGCTCTACGCCGCGACCAGTACGAACAGGCCGCGCGGCTGCTCGCGGCGAGCACCGGCGTGCGCGGACTGCCGGATCGCTCCCAACCGGATGTGGCCCGGATCGAGCGGGCCGCGCGAAGCCGCCTCGGCGACGCGGGGTTCGCCGAGGCGGCCAGGGAGGGCACGGAGTCGAACTGGTCTCAACTGGTCACGGCCACGCTCGTTGAATGA